Part of the Longimicrobium sp. genome is shown below.
AGGCCCCCGGCGGCGCTCTTCCGGGTCGCAGTGCCCTGCGGCAGGGTCGCGCCGGCGGCGCGGCCGGCCAGCAGCACGCTCGTGCCGCAGTAGGGGCATCGCGCGGTGGTGTCCAGCGTCGCGGGCGCGTCCATCGGCGCGGAGCACGTGGGGCAGCGCAGCTGTTGGGGCATGTGCGTCGGCGTGATGCAGGCGGGGGGTGGGGCGAGCGCTCGGGTTACGCGTCGAGCGAAGGCTACTCCGCGCCGGGCGTGCGGGCAAGATCGACGGTGGGCCCATTCGCCGGGCTCTTCCGCAAACAATCGGGCGCTCCGGAAAGCCGGGGCGCCCGATCGTTTTGCTGTCTGTCGGCAGACTCGTGTTCAGCGCGGCCAGGCCGGCCCGCATCCCGTCTGCTGGTAGGTGTCGCTGATGTTGAGGAGCTTCCAGCGGCCGTCGCGGCGGACGAGGTGGAAGGCGTCGAAGCCGCAGTGCGTGACGGTGGTGTCGCGCCGGACCTGGTATTCGGCCCAGACCGTGGCCAGGTCGCCGCTCACGTGAACCACCGGGTTGCGGATGGGCTCGTCCACCCCGGGCTGGCCCGGCTGGGTGACGGCGCGGATGAACTGCGCGGCACTCAGCACCACCACGCGCGTTCCTCCTTCCCGCGTCGGCCGGATCAGCGTGAGCCGCGTGAGCGAGTCCACGTGCAGGTTCATCGCCGTGGTGTCCTTGTTCCGCAGCGCGTCCATGAAGCCCTGGATGGATGCGAGCACCGCGGCTCGGTCCTGCTCCGTCGTCTCGCGCGCGCCAGCCATCGCGGCCGGCGCCGGGGAGGGGGCGGGCGACGTCCGCGCCTGGCAGGCAGCGAGCAGCGGGAGCAGCAGGAGGGCCAGCAGTCGGTTGCGCATGTGCGTGGGTGTTCGGAAGGGATCTGGCCGCGTCCTGGCGGCGGAAGGCATCGACAAAGCTACGAGGCGATGCCGCATGCCGCCAATGTGACGGCACAACGGAACGGCTCCACCGGCGAGCGACTCGCCCGGGCCGCTCATAAGTGATTCGCTTGCAATACGATATGGCGTTAGATTGATTGTGGCCGCGGCGCGAACACGCCCCCGCCGGCCGGGCGGCGTTGCCGGCAGCCTTCCACGCGGGCGGTGCTCCGATGCGAAGCTTCCGGTATCTCCTCACCTTCACCCTGGGCGCCGTCGCGATGCTGGCGGCGGTGCTCGCCGTCGACCGCGCCTCTCCCGGCACGCTGGACCGCGTGCAGGTCGCGCTCGGGCCGAAGGAGTCCGCGCCGGCCGCCGTCGTGCCCGTGGCGGTGCCCGTCGGAGCGCAGCCCGCCACGCCCGCACCCATCGCCGTCGTCCCCTCCGTTGGCGTGG
Proteins encoded:
- a CDS encoding nuclear transport factor 2 family protein, producing MRNRLLALLLLPLLAACQARTSPAPSPAPAAMAGARETTEQDRAAVLASIQGFMDALRNKDTTAMNLHVDSLTRLTLIRPTREGGTRVVVLSAAQFIRAVTQPGQPGVDEPIRNPVVHVSGDLATVWAEYQVRRDTTVTHCGFDAFHLVRRDGRWKLLNISDTYQQTGCGPAWPR